The following DNA comes from Papaver somniferum cultivar HN1 chromosome 4, ASM357369v1, whole genome shotgun sequence.
ttgtttttgtttttgggatACATGCGGAAGGTGAACTTGGATCTTAGAGCCTGATACCAAGCTAGAAGTGTAtatttggtgaatatcttccacaagcATTGTGGAGATCTTGGAATCTTATTTATACTGATAATGAAAACTAGATAAGTTACAGACTCTAACTGAATACAAAGActgaaaacaaattcaaaatatcAATGACTCAGCAGACCGTAAATATTGCCATATGACTCTCAATGTGTACTCAATCAACTGACTATGTTACACAGCTGCATTCTTATCTCTAACACACAGAATCACATCTCAAATCACAATCAGCATTGTGGTCTGGGAATTAGATCGTGCACAGTTTGTGATCGTAGTTTTCGAGAATATCCAGGGCTAACTATGTCAGTAAACAAGATGTTTAAAATCCCAAGATTTGTGGGCGCAGATCCGCATAGGGATGCGAGAGTAGGAGAATGGTTTTTTAGTTtcagagagagagaaagaatttATGCGGCACGGATTCTACGTGTGATTATCATAGTGTACGGACAACCTGAGAACACCCTGTTTTATTTCCAAATTACAGATAAACCCCTCACAGACAGATAATTTTATCTCGTGTCATATGCAGGATTACTTGATTACCCCCATCTGATTAGCTCCTTATTGTTAATTGGTTCTACTGAGAAAATAATGAACCGTGCATTACATAGTTGACAAAAGTGATTGCTTGATTGGTTCTAAGACACATCAAGGATACCTCTCCATTTAACATGATAGTGATGAACCTAATTATCCTTTATTATGGGTCCACTTGATAATTAAAGCTCTAATATTTTCTACTACTATTATTATACATGCTTTGTTGTAAAATCATTTCTTTAATATATCCACTTATTCAACAAGTTCCAGGAGACATTCTGAACCTAACATAATCTCACAGTACACCGGAACAGATTTGAATTTAAATCTGCATTTATATAATTTTTTCATTTCTCTCATCATTGTTCAGATAAAATGTAAGAAAAAAACATagtatttccttcttttttttcataCAAAGCTCGGACTATCCTCCGATAGTTTCCAATGTACttcacttacaaaaaaaaaaaaaaaaaaaaaaaagcagagcATTTTCAATAGCAgatgtaaaaaaataaaaatcttacaTGAAATTATGAaagttttttttaaaaattttatttaAGAGAGCTTACACATGTAGAATATATTGGACtccataaaaataaatttatCATGAATAATAAAGATGTAACCTTTATGATCTTTTTTTTCTGAACAATCACAGCATGTTACATTCATTTCAAAAAGGTGATTACATGATTGGTTACAAGAAAAAgaacttcaaaatacaagaaaatttAAACATAAATACAAATAAATATATCAATTATATGtaaatcttgaagaaaaagagtaaaATACCGCAATGGTATCCAATATATGAGAAATAGAGAGAGAAAATGGTATAACCCTAATACTTAACTCCTTTTTCTCCGCCCTCGTATTCGTCCTCCTCCCTAATTATTATCAAGAACACAACTGCTGAAAATTTCATTGACTTTTTCCCTGATTCTTCAGTCACAAAGCCATTAGTGATTCAAATCAACATAATTTCTGAAACAAAACCATTATTTACCGAATCGAACAAATCCCTAGTTTATTGATTAAATCATAATCTCAATTTCATcgaatcaaaaccaaaacccaaatttctACCCCAACTTCTGTAAATAAAAACCCAAAAtctatgttgttttcttttctggTATTGATTAAGTTGGAGCGATGTTACATTGGTGGCGGATATGGCGATGCTAAGAGAGAAAAGATATGAAATCATAATGGCGTTGCTGCTGATGAATATCTATTCTTTAGCAAGTGATGTTAAAAAGTCGACAAAGAACAATAATCTGTTGATGGGTTTAATGTAGAAGATGATATCAAGAAGTGATATAGAAGTGGGTGTTTGGTGATTTGAGAGAAGGGGATCTGAGATGTTGATGTTCATGGGTTCAAGCAAGATGGTTCGAAGGTTTATTCAGAATCAATGAAGAAATTGGCAGGTGGGGTTTGAGTTAATTTTGAATTTCGCAGTAAGATGGTTTGATTTCGAATTgatggtgaaattagggtttttacggCTTTGAGAAGATTAGGTTTTTTCTGTCTCTGTAATTGAATGTTGTATCCGAGTTTGAAATGGAATGGAAGATGTGTTGATCTGAATTTCGAATTAGATGAGAGGAAAGTCAGGGTTCTATCAGTATGTGGTGATTATTCAGGGTTTGGGTTAATTTTGAATTTGACAGTGAGATGGTTTGATATCAGATTGATGTGAAATTAGGGTTATTATAGCTTTAAGAATAATGAGTTTCGGTTGTTTCTTGTTTCTGTAATTGAATGTTACTGCTAAATTGAATATGAGTTTCAAATTAGATGAGAGGAAAGTTAGGGTTCGGTGTAGGTGAGCGGATAATGGTGTACTGCTGCCATTATTGTGTACAAAGGGTGctagaagactttaaattgaaaTTGGCATATTAGATTTGTGGTTGAATTGCAGAATGTTTTGGTGGTTATTGGTGAGTGTTCCAGATGTTTCTGCGTAGAAGGTGGTGGTGCTGAGTTGATGTAGCGGATGAATTGGAGAAATTTTGGTGCTTATGTATTGGTTTGATCGAATGAGTTGTGATGGTAGTCACGGACATGGGTATGGTGCTGGAGAAAGAAGGTTATAATAGTAAATTTGTCTTTAAATTTCATctttttgtaattttaatttttgtttttatttttttgaataattATTAAACAAAAGTGAAGACTTAACTTAGTCAATGCGGGTCAACGTCCATTCCAGGTACgaagccctaacgttggacaaatgttagaccaaaggctagtgttggtctaaacctgagtaccaaactccaattatcccaaaaaaaaacaaccaatatcccaattttataatagggatggagggagtatatgCCAACAAGAAAGATATGCACGTCTCAATTTCTATTATAACTTGCTtcaaagcaaagaaaaaaaatccacaaaattgTAATCCCTCCGTACAAGTTACCTAGGCGGAGAAATAGTTTTTGGTTGTCCATCTGTATAGGTATAGTTCTGGATGACTCTTTCCAAATATACACCTTTTTTTGTTTGGAACAATAAAGATTTTATTGATTCAAATTATGAAACTCTTACATGGTTCGCATCTTCCTGCAATATTGGGATAATAGCAGAAGGTGCACCGTGATTCCAAGTTTGAGACAATTTATCTACTCTAGCTAGTTTAGATAAAGCATCAGCTGCTCTATTACATTCATTTGGCACATAAGAACATTTCCATAATCTATTGTTTTTGAAAAATAACTTAATATCTTTAATAAGATTTAGAAGTCTCCAGTCTATAGAGTAATCTTCTTTATTCACAGCATCAACCACCACGTTGCAGTCCATCTCGAACAGAACTTTCTCCAGCTTTAGGTCAGTTTCCCATTTGACAGCTTCCCAAAGTCCCATACTTTCTTCCTACTCTGCACTGCTCACATTTGTCAGGGTTATGCTCTTTGCTGCTCTGCTGTTACCTGCACAATTACGTATGATCATACCAATACCACCAGAATTATCAATATCACAGTAAGAACCATCACAATTCATAGTAAGCATCCTAACAGGAGGAGGTGACCAGTGAATGTTTTTACGATTCACTTTAGGTAAGTTGACTTGGATGGGAACTTGTTGCTTGGCATATTCTTCAATGAATATGTTACTTCTTCTGACTATTTTCTCTGGAGTGGAATTACTATTCTGAAAAACCTTTTCACATTGCTCCATCCATATACACCAGGCTACAATACATCTCTTTATAAGTTCCAGCTGACTGATTTTTTTGCTCTGGAGATCATCAAACCAACTATTGACCCATTCCACAATATTATTCAGGTTACTAGAATTCCATCATAAAGTAGAAAACCAGACTTCCCTAGATATGTTGCAGTTCATAATAACATGGGATGATGATTCTTGGTGTTGGTCACAGAAAGGACAAGAATCGACGTAGCATGTAACCACTGGATTTAGAACATCTCTGGTGGGAAGAAGATCTGAGAGACATTTCCATGTAAACTGACGAATTCTGTAGGTTCCATAGGGTTTTAAAGATACTTTGCATGCTTGGACCCACTGAAGTAGATAATTGGATATCTGAAAACATCTTCCGATAAGCAGACTTAACGGTGAAGTTACCATTCTTTTCTAGGATCCGGATAAGTTTATCCTCCTGGAGATTGTGAATAGAGATTTTTTAAATCTCATTGCTTGTATGTTGATCAAAAAGAGCACACAAAACTGTCACATCCCATGAAGAATAATCAGGATAGAAGAGTTGGTAAAAAAACTGGAAGAGATGACTTGAGTTACAGCTTTGCTTAGGTTGAGGTGCAGCAGAAAAACTAGGAATCCAGCGATGCTTCCAAATTTGTAACTTCTTACCATTACCAATATCCAACAACTATTTTGTTGAACAAACTCCAATTCCGAGTTGATGCTTCTCCATGACCATGTTGTGTTACTCTTCTTTTTTAGATTGAACAGTTCCCCATCCGGGAAATATTTCGCTTGCAAAGATTTAGCCATAACATATTCATTATCAGAACAAAGCTTCCACGCAGACTTAACTAGAAGTTCCATGTTGAAAGTATGCATATCCCTTAAACCTAGTCCTCCCTCTTCCTCGGTTTCTGAACTCTTTTCCATGTTGTGATATGTCTTCCTCTGCAAGTCTTCTTATTCCTCCAAAAAACTTGTTGTGTAGATTCCATTTTTTTGATAGTGGTATCTAGTAACTTGAAGCTGGTCATAGGGTGAATAAGAATTACACTAGTAACATGCTTGACCATAACAGTTCTGCCAGCTTCAGACGTGTTACTGCCATTCTATCTTGTAAGCCTATGTTCCATTTTTCTGCTAACACTGAAAAAGGAATTTTTTGTTCTTGTCAACAAAAAAGGGAAGTcccagatatttttcttctttgatatTTAGTTCTCTGACTCTCATAATACCACTGATATCTTGACAGTGAGAAGGACTTAAGTTAGAACTAAAGAATACAACTGATTTATTGAAATTTATGAGTTGTCCAGAACAAGAACTAAATTCCTCAATCACTTGCAGCAAATTATTAACTTGTGTGAGATTAGCTTTACAAAAGAGAATATAATCATCTGTAAAGAGAAGATGATTGATTTTTGGAGCATACTTAGAGATTTTCATACCAGTGAGTTGTCTAGAAGCTTCACAGTGAGCAAGATACCTTGAGAAGGACTCCATCACAAGAATGAATAAGTAAGGTGAAAAATGATCACCTTGGCGAATGCATCTCGAAGGAATGAATGATTTTGAAGGAGAACCATTGAACTGGATTTCAATTTGTGTAGTGCTAATGCATTAAGATATCGGCTGACATGATTTCTATCCAAAACCAAACTTATCCAATATATCTAAAAGAAATCTCCATTCTAGCCTATCAAAGGCTTTGGACATATCCACTTTTAGAGCTAAGTGACCACCTCTACCTTTTTTACGATTCATAGCTTGAACAATTTCTTGGACAAGACAAATATTTTCAGAAATCACTCTACCTGGAACATATGCCGCTTGAAGGGAAGAAATAAGTCTGTTGATGTGCTTCTTCATTCTCAGGGCTAAGATCTTGGAGATAATTTTATAGACAGTATTGCATAGGGTAATAGGTCTATAATCTTCTGGTTTGTGAGTTGTCTGAGTTTTGGGAATTAAGGAAACTCTTGTGTGATTTAGTTGCTTGAGCAAGAAACCTGAgtgcaaaaaaaaaaccttaatcaTCTTGCACACATCATCTTTAACTGTTGACCATTGAGATTGGTATAACCCTGTAGGGAACCCATATGGACCTGGAGAGGTCCAATGGTCCATAGACATAAGAGCTTTGtgaatttcttcatcagaagggATGGCTTCAAGTTCAATGTTATCCTTAAGGCTGCACAGGAACCGAACCTGAACCGATGAACCGTACCAGAACTGGAACAACAAGTACAGGGAACGAGAATGGAGAAGGGAACCGGTGTATGACCGATATAGGTATTCGGTTCCTAATGATTCCCGGCCTGTGCCGGACCATAAGTCTCGGTCATTATCAGTCGTTGgatttttgattaatttttaatcGTGGTCGTCCACCCTAGGTCTTTGAGTGATACTTATCTATCGACTcctcatttttcttctttattttctttttcctggTATGCTTGGAGTCaagataaaaccctaaaagcaacaGCGGCAATGACAAACCTAATCTCATCTGAAACTCCTTACTCTCTCTTTTTCATTACAGATGAGTTCTTCTCTTTAGTTCCCGTTTTGAGAtcttcaaaattttgatttttttctagaATTTTCCATACATAGATTCGAACATTCATACTTgaatttttagaattttagtttttcttttgggGGGTTCGTAGATGGATTGTTTTGCATACAAAGCTACGATCTTTATTCTTATTCTCAGTACAATGAATTTTTTTCAAAATGTTTGATTTCTGATGATGAATCAAATGTTTTCTGcatgtttaatttgattcatgatatattaaaaaaaattatgaagaaaAACTTTGATGCCTGCATTTAATTTTGTGGGTATTATTGATTGATTGATGGTGTTTTTATACAGAGGGGCTGAATTGCTTGACATATGgagatttagggtttgtaaaGGAAGAAAAGCTGGTTGTTTATGTCAATCGATTAATGGGTTGGTGACGAATTGAAGATGGAGCTAacaaatcagagaagaagaattgAAGGGTCTGCCGAAGAGATGTATGTTGCTGTCGTTGAAGAATTAAAGCATCATCATTATTTTCTCTTCTATTTGTGGGATTGGGATTCTGAATGTTAATATATAAACCATAGTTGATTTGTTTGATAGATGGCTGGCTGATTGAAGTGTTTCATTTGTGTTCTGATGCTGAATTTGAAGCTTGTAGTTCTTTGTATGCAATTAGAGGTGGATAATGGATAATGatgctgtttttttttgttttttttttctgatggaGTACAGTGATGTTGTAATCAATTTGTAAAAATATGGGTAACAACCCGGTACCGGTCTTGAACCGGACCGTTCTTACAGGTACAGGTACTGGTCTtcaaaatgaggtaccggtcaacaccaggtacagggaccggttcctTAAGAAAACCGGACCGTACCGGACCATATGCAACCTTAGTTATCCTCTTCTGTAATACATTTTGGAATATATTCTAGAAAGTAATAGTTGTTTGAAGGAGCAAATGAAGTCATGAATTTCTGAAAATTAGCTTGAAGTAGATTTTCAACAGATTCTCTGTCAGTACACCAAGAACCATCCGGTGCAAGTAAAGAATCTATTATATTTCTGGCTCTTCTTCTCTTTactttgatatgaaagtattttgAATTCTTGTCCATGTCCTTATAGAAATGATCATTTGCTTTCTGCCTATAAGAACTTGATAGAACATCATTGAGTGAGCTGATCTCTTTCTCCAGAGCAATGACAGCATCAGTGTTACAACCATTTATATCTGTAGATTGTAACTGAGATAAATCTGCCTGAAGTTGGTGAATTTTGGTCTGAACATTACCAAAAGTAGATTTGCTCCAAATTGAGAGGATATGTCTAGTATTAAAGAGATTATTAACAAGAACAAAAGCattagaacctgaaaaattagcaGACCAAGCATGTTTTATTTCTTCACTGCATTTCTCATTTTGCAGCCAATGTTTAAAAAACTTCCAGTTTCTTCCAAATATCATATTTCTGACTCTTCTTCTATTTactttgatatgaaagtattttgAATTCTTGTCCATGTCCTTATAGAAATTATCATTTGCTTTCTACCTATAAGAACTTGCTAGAACATCATTGAGTGAGTTGATCTCTTTCTCCAGAGCAATGACAGCATCAGTGTTGCAACCATTTATATCTGTAGATTGTAACTGAGATAAATCTGCCTGAAGTTGGTGAATTTTGGTCTGAACATTACCAAAAGTAGATTTGCTCCAAATTGAGAGGATATGTCTAGTATTAGAGAGCTTATTAACAAGAACAAAAGCATTAGAACCTGAAAAGTTAGCAGACCAAGCATGTTTTATTTCTTCACTCTATTTCTCATTTTGCAGCCAATGTTCAGAAAACTTCCAGTTTCTTCCAAATATCCTATTTGTCTTGTAAAGTTCTAGCAATATGGGGGAATGATCAGAGCCATTCTGTGGCAAATGAGACAAAATAGAATCTGGGTAAGGTAGGGGCCATTCACTGTTGATAAGATCCCTATCTATTCTAGATTTATTCTTACATGTTCCTTGTTTGTTACTAGTCCAAGTGAAAGGATTCCCACTAAAACCAAGATATGTTAAGTCTGAATCTCTAATCAAAGAAACTATATCAGAAGAAGTGCTTTGTCTAGAAGTACTTTTTCTTTCCTCATAAGATAAAGTTATGTCGAGGTCACCTAGTAAAACCCATGGGATATTAACTGAATTACTTAATCTTCTGATATAAttccattgatttgattgttcaGATCTGTAAGGGGTTCCATAGTACACTGGACAAAAACCATTGTCCCTTACTGGCATCATTAGAGACTAGAGCATTGATCATTTTATCAGAGCTATTGAGAATTTCTAAACTAAAACCATCCTTCCATAAGAAGATGAGACCACCTGCAGCTCTAATAGAGGGAAACAAACAATTATTGGGCATATTTAAAAATCCAATAAGCTTTAGGATTCTATTATCATTTATTTTAGCTTCTGAGAGAAAGATTATATCAGGAGCATAAAAGGCAGTAAGATGGTGAAGATGATCCCTAGTATCTTTACCTAGAAAACCTTGGCAGTTTCAACTAAGGACTTTCAtggttgaaaaacaaaaattataacaTGTTGTACTAGAGATACTATCAGACATAAACAGTAAATGAACTTGAAGTAAAGAAAAGCTAGTAGAAGAGGAAaaagatattttagaaaaaattaccCTAACATCAGCAGCCTTGGTACTTTCATGAAGATACTCTTTTGTTATAAATTCACCTTCTTTAGTCAATTCATGCTCCATGTCTGCAATATCTCCTTATTGATCGTATGTTTCAGTATTATGATTCATGATGTTATCTTGAGATAGCATAGTCTCAATCGATCATACAAGAACAAAGCGCTTTCAGAAGGCTTTCTACACTATTGCTCGGCTTGAATCGGTTTGGGTCCTTCGGATCATTATCTTCATTGgttcttgatattttttctttAGGTCCTTCTTCTATCTCTGTAGCCTCTTCACTggcatgatgagtgccaaatattgtatatatttatccctttttgttggcattttaactcatcttttgtgcagtaattctacattttatcccatattctgtattttcattgttttcaagaataaatatttttcttacttaattttatatttttaggtaataaataaagtatggatgaattgcggagcggaatagagcagaaaagtagtgaaaagccgggaggaattacgcaaggaagccgcaaagaatggtgcgcacaagaccaaaaagctaggaatgggcttaagaaggaagaattgttcttaaagaagatatgggcttggcatacccaaggcccaaaacccttacccaaacccattttctatatccatacccgcctccattctcagccgttagattggatccatctcatcatccaatggtcgcttcttcatcgtgcatcaaaatctgaagtccctgcaaaacaccatagtgcctaaattccaagccttcagattagatcacatttagatcctacggtcgcttctttgcctgtgcatcaaatctcgatacttccgcttaacactacaacacctaactccatctggtgtcgttaattttgttgtattgtataatccaacggtctctgcaggatccacttcatctcaccgtcagattgatctttcatctccacatcccacggtcgagattcgccaaacatcaaaaatccttatcctctctcaacaccctagcacctaagtttatatcccacaaaacaaacacgccctagccatcgaacccaccttcttcttctcccttcttccctctgcagagaacagctctgccatcaccatcaccttctgccatcgccatcatccctaccagccattacaaccaccctacatcaaatacaaccaaaacccatccttcccccatcatcctatgctacctatttcactgatttcacactccctctctctgttagggttttgaaatcgatgaactaggttgataggcagaggaagctcgagctggagcgtagcagcatggaagacatgaagaggagcagcaggagtatgggtgagaattgtcatgtcagtttctttaatttcaaaaaccctaattcactgttttgggaatttgggggaaagtgtaaccctaattcgaattgtataaataggagcTGTGAGGGTGCTGTTGAggacatgcctggactagccagtgcaccaccaagaggactgggctagccagtttctcatatgtttgccctgttttgtttgaacttcaattcatatgttgttttgtcttaatttcagttttattatgtgttagtttcatttgctagggcttagaggaagctcttgatcatatgctaggatagtaaatgtatatgtattgtcttgaaatgctttaactgccttaggattaatgaaatgccatttgagttacttcacttgtgatcagctgtgctgttagaagacagctgatgctaggagtgcagctaggtcagtgtgtgagaatttaatccattagagagattgcatcaagctcagttagctagttgagctaaatacttgtgatcagttgtgctgttgaaagacagctgatgctaggggtcatttagctaggttagtttctctatccttctttgtaacctttcatgaaaaaaaacaagacatacattgcatcacaatttccttagcctagggtcaggtagtgaaatcaaaagccttagtaccctcccttgaactcagataactttagaaactccccaaagagaactgtagcaaatcctccaagtccctgtggacaaacccctatttactattacttgcttcaacttccctgtatacttgcaggttagtTTGTAGGTTACTTTTCCCTTCACACCATGGCACGTCTAAGACTAACCTCACATATTATCTTCAGCATCAGATCTATGGCATTTGAGATTTCCACTCCATAAGCAGTACCCAGTTCATGAATAGAAGCTATATACTCTTAATTTGTGTATCTTCTGATTTTTAAGTCTTTAACTACATTATCACACTCTTCATTATTGTGATCAACGGTGAAACAATCATGACATAGAGTGTGAGGTTGTCTCTCCCAGTGATAACGAACCCATGTTACTCCACCAACTGCTTTATTCCACCAACCACCTCTAAAGAGGGGTTTCTTCAGATCGATCGTAACTCTTGCCGTGATCATGCTACTCATAGTAGGTCTACAGTTTTCTGGGTCAGTCCATATTTTGGGACCCAATTCCTCCAAGGCTTCATCAACTACTTGCTTAGAACAGTGTTCAAGAAGAAAATTTTTAAACTGAACATTCCAGTCTTGATGGTTAAACTCTTGATCTTTCACTGCGATTAAAGATTCATACTTCTTCAGATTTATAAGACACTTTTGAACATTCCATGGTCCTTTTTTAAGAATAGCTTCCACAACTTCCATTAAGTTTAGCTTGAacagaaaaatatttttatcCAAACCTCTAACTTATTTGATTCTGTATGATTTCCAAAGTTGGGTAACTTCCTTCCTCACAGTATCAGTTTCAATTGGGTCTTTTGAGAAAAGTTTTCCAATAAGGGTGTTTTTCCATTCATTAGTTGCTACAAAAATAGCTTTTGTAGTACCAACAGCACGTCTCAGTGACGTGCTCCAAAATCTCGTAACTTTGTTTTCTGCATTTGAATAGTGATGGCAGAAACTTGATTGTTAGAAGAAGATGCCATAGATCTGTTACCGGGAGTTGGAATATGAGATGCAGGATAATTTTTTCCTTTGGAGATTGAAGACAAATTGTTTAAAAGGTGTTTAGCAAATCTAGAATaaccataattaattattataatAAGTATTTGATAAGAGgaatttggtaggaaaataagCTGAGAATAAGGAGAGAAATTCTGGATAATGAATGTACATAGAGTCAACTTGGACGTTGGCGA
Coding sequences within:
- the LOC113272678 gene encoding uncharacterized protein LOC113272678, with protein sequence MPVRDNGFCPVYYGTPYRSEQSNQWNYIRRLSNSVNIPWVLLGDLDITLSYEERKSTSRQSTSSDIVSLIRDSDLTYLGFSGNPFTWTSNKQGTCSNAFVLVNKLSNTRHILSIWSKSTFGNVQTKIHQLQADLSQLQSTDINGCNTDAVIALEKEINSLNDVLASSNAFVLVNNLFNTRHILSIWSKSTFGNVQTKIHQLQADLSQLQSTDINGCNTDAVIALEKEISSLNDVLSSSYRQKANDHFYKDMDKNSKYFHIKVKRRRARNIIDSLLAPDGSWCTDRESVENLLQANFQKFMTSFAPSNNYYFLEYIPKCITEEDN